One window of Nymphaea colorata isolate Beijing-Zhang1983 chromosome 11, ASM883128v2, whole genome shotgun sequence genomic DNA carries:
- the LOC116264058 gene encoding uncharacterized protein LOC116264058 isoform X2 gives MTYKELIPYYILIQESRYKLMSSKFKTFNSTSFIKIFWLRPHIPFPPSPIPPPSFSSSPFLLPLSSSSPFPLPPPSFRSSPFLLPLPLSLLPFFPFPPPSFRFWWKHIPRNMFQIFMLTYLTIKHYQSLPLKVLLIARLKCHPPIVRRIKHDRRQLLLPRVRAYLPSHRRCSHRHLFAVAASLIRRFTNATVAAQNGGKPPLTYQSFLKLAGSPQLSIALLPQKLPSLGDFGECDLTSVPRINELGYGNLRQV, from the exons ATGACTTATAAAGAGCTTATACCTTATTATATTCTCATTCAAGAATCACGGTACAAACTGAtgtcatcaaaatttaaaaccttTAATTCTACCTccttcattaaaattttttggctccgcccccacatcccctttcctccttcccctattcctcctccctccttcagttcttcccctttcctccttcctctctcctcctcttcccctttccctcttcctcctccctccttccgttcttctcctttcctccttcctcttcccctttccctccttccgttcttcccctttcctcctccctccttccgcTTCTGGTGGAAACATATTCCCAGAAATATGTTTCAGATTTTCATgttaacg TACTTGACTATCAAACACTACCAAAGTTTGCCTCTAAAGGTGCTTTTGATTGCCCGGTTGAAATGTCACCCACCCATCGTGAGACGTATCAAACATGA TCGACGACAGCTTCTCCTCCCTCGCGTTCGAGCATATCTCCCTTCTCACCGTCGCTGCTCTCACCGTCACCTTTTCGCCGTCGCCGCTTCGCTCATCCGCCGGTTCACCAACGCCACAGTCGCCGCTCAA AATGGTGGGAAGCCACCATTGACTTATCAATCATTCCTGAAACTAGCCGGAAGTCCTCAGCTGTCAATTGCACTACTTCCTCAAAAACTTCCTTCTTTGGGGGACTTTGGCGAGTGTGATCTTACGAGTGTTCCAAGGATCAATGAACTAGGCTATGGGAATCTGAGACAGGTTTGA
- the LOC116264058 gene encoding uncharacterized protein LOC116264058 isoform X4 → MTYKELIPYYILIQESRYKLMSSKFKTFNSTSFIKIFWLRPHIPFPPSPIPPPSFSSSPFLLPLSSSSPFPLPPPSFRSSPFLLPLPLSLLPFFPFPPPSFRFWWKHIPRNMFQIFMLTYLTIKHYQSLPLKVLLIARLKCHPPIVRRIKHDRRQLLLPRVRAYLPSHRRCSHRHLFAVAASLIRRFTNATVAAQYRVAT, encoded by the exons ATGACTTATAAAGAGCTTATACCTTATTATATTCTCATTCAAGAATCACGGTACAAACTGAtgtcatcaaaatttaaaaccttTAATTCTACCTccttcattaaaattttttggctccgcccccacatcccctttcctccttcccctattcctcctccctccttcagttcttcccctttcctccttcctctctcctcctcttcccctttccctcttcctcctccctccttccgttcttctcctttcctccttcctcttcccctttccctccttccgttcttcccctttcctcctccctccttccgcTTCTGGTGGAAACATATTCCCAGAAATATGTTTCAGATTTTCATgttaacg TACTTGACTATCAAACACTACCAAAGTTTGCCTCTAAAGGTGCTTTTGATTGCCCGGTTGAAATGTCACCCACCCATCGTGAGACGTATCAAACATGA TCGACGACAGCTTCTCCTCCCTCGCGTTCGAGCATATCTCCCTTCTCACCGTCGCTGCTCTCACCGTCACCTTTTCGCCGTCGCCGCTTCGCTCATCCGCCGGTTCACCAACGCCACAGTCGCCGCTCAA TATAGAGTTGCAACTTAG
- the LOC126410496 gene encoding acyl-acyl carrier protein thioesterase TE3, chloroplastic-like isoform X1 has translation MKYLSPLKRRDSFVLKMKISEVSATRMRFEYYIFKLTNKELALEGTSVVVWLDENLRPTRIPTEAKLKLKSYLDNGSVEESIHVAESSPI, from the exons ATGAAGTATCTATCTCCTTTAAAG CGGAGAGATAGCTTtgttctgaaaatgaaaatctcagaAGTTTCGGCCACAAGAATGCGCTTCGAGTACTACATTTTCAAGCTTACAAACAAGGAG CTTGCCTTGGAGGGCACATCAGTAGTTGTATGGCTTGACGAGAACCTTCGTCCCACTCGTATTCCGACCGAAGCAaagttgaagctgaagagctACCTGGATAACGGCAGTGTTGAAGAATCAATCCATGTAGCTGAATCTTCTCCCATCTGA
- the LOC116264058 gene encoding uncharacterized protein LOC116264058 isoform X1 encodes MEDNGPSRENLTWTEVQMNYLVQLLVEQSRIPGMKSGGDLKSKAYTAIEKSMMDRFGPEFSKDKVKNKLKYSKPNLTVMKEILNTSGFGYDPINKCIEVDPQVWNDYIEKYPNRKKYRGPKLWRYFDEFAEVFGNSHATGNESATLNNILHEDVESVPHTPASQSTPMYMNPESSQSFTQMLYEDSPPPPSPGHPIPTTENPMMAPNRTTSRSKRHRSTNYEEYYNLLNSIAHSVDTMTRTCKGVQFVTCCEILQEMVETGHIDIETQVRSMDMLAEGSNYMIFINLPPSQRVSWLRRKLSNS; translated from the exons ATGGAAGACAACGGTCCATCGAGGGAGAATCTTACGTGGACTGAAGTACAAATGAACTATTTAGTCCAGCTTCTTGTGGAGCAATCACGCATTCCTGGTATGAAATCTGGTGGAGACTTGAAGTCCAAAGCGTATACAGCAATAGAAAAAAGCATGATGGACAGATTCGGTCCTGAATTCAGTAAAgacaaagtaaaaaacaaattgaagtactcaaaacccaacttgacagtcatgaaagaaattttgaatacaAGCGGGTTTGGGTATGACCCAATTAACAAATGCATTGAAGTCGACCCCCAAGTATGGAATGACTACATTGAG aaatatccgAACAGAAAAAAGTACAGAGGTCCCAAGTTATGGAGATACTTTGACGAGTTCGCCGAGGTCTTTGGCAATTCTCATGCCACTGGAAATGAGTCAGCCACATTAAACAACATACTACATGAGGACGTTGAATCAGTACCACATACACCTGCATCTCAATCCACTCCAATGTACATGAATCCTGAATCTTCACAATCCTTTACACAAATGCTGTATGAAGATAGTCCTCCACCACCATCGCCAGGACATCCAATTCCTACCACTGAAAATCCAATGATGGCACCTAATAGGACCACTAGTAGGTCTAAAAGGCACAGGTCAACCAATTATGAAGAATACTATAATTTGTTGAACAGTATTGCTCACAGTGTAGATACGATGACACGTACATGTAAAGGGGTACAATTTGTGACATGTTGCGAAATACTGCAAGAAATGGTTGAAACCGGACATATAGATATTGAAACACAAGTAAGGAGTATGGATATGTTAGCAGAGGGCAGCAATTACATGATATTTATCAACCTTCCACCTTCACAGCGGGTGTCATGGTTGAGGCGTAAACTTTCCAATTCGTAG
- the LOC116264058 gene encoding uncharacterized protein LOC116264058 isoform X3, with amino-acid sequence MTYKELIPYYILIQESRYKLMSSKFKTFNSTSFIKIFWLRPHIPFPPSPIPPPSFSSSPFLLPLSSSSPFPLPPPSFRSSPFLLPLPLSLLPFFPFPPPSFRFWWKHIPRNMFQIFMLTYLTIKHYQSLPLKVLLIARLKCHPPIVRRIKHDRRQLLLPRVRAYLPSHRRCSHRHLFAVAASLIRRFTNATVAAQKRPNGGSFFVLSFF; translated from the exons ATGACTTATAAAGAGCTTATACCTTATTATATTCTCATTCAAGAATCACGGTACAAACTGAtgtcatcaaaatttaaaaccttTAATTCTACCTccttcattaaaattttttggctccgcccccacatcccctttcctccttcccctattcctcctccctccttcagttcttcccctttcctccttcctctctcctcctcttcccctttccctcttcctcctccctccttccgttcttctcctttcctccttcctcttcccctttccctccttccgttcttcccctttcctcctccctccttccgcTTCTGGTGGAAACATATTCCCAGAAATATGTTTCAGATTTTCATgttaacg TACTTGACTATCAAACACTACCAAAGTTTGCCTCTAAAGGTGCTTTTGATTGCCCGGTTGAAATGTCACCCACCCATCGTGAGACGTATCAAACATGA TCGACGACAGCTTCTCCTCCCTCGCGTTCGAGCATATCTCCCTTCTCACCGTCGCTGCTCTCACCGTCACCTTTTCGCCGTCGCCGCTTCGCTCATCCGCCGGTTCACCAACGCCACAGTCGCCGCTCAA AAACGCCCAAATGGAGGCTCTTTCTTTGTTCTTAGTTTCTTCTGA
- the LOC116264523 gene encoding endonuclease 2-like isoform X2 codes for MAENRESFLLLCSILFIIAPLAHGWGKDGHFIICRIAQARLSEKTAAAVNDLLPDYAQNDLASLCLWADHVKFRFPWSSPLHYIDTPDSLCTFAYKRDCKNEAGEADMCVAGGIKNYTRQLEAYSDSSLRSQYNLTQALLFLSHFVGDVHQPLHVGFTTDKGGNTIDVKWFTRKTVLHHVWDDSLIETAVERFYGSDVESLLDEIQSNITGAWAGRIDGWEKCSRGVTACPDGYASESITAACNFAYKDVDEDDYFLSRLPTVYLRLAEAGVRLAATLNRALG; via the exons ATGGCCGAGAACAGAGAATCCTTTCTCCTCCTCTGTTCCATCCTTTTCATTATTGCTCCACTGGCTCATGGATGGGGAAAAGATGGGCATTTCATCATTTGCAGAATAGCTCAA GCGAGGCTGAGTGAGAAAACAGCTGCAGCAGTGAACGATCTGTTGCCGGACTATGCGCAGAATGACTTGGCGAGCTTGTGCTTGTGGGCCGACCATGTGAAGTTCAGGTTTCCTTGGTCGTCTCCCCTTCACTACATCGACACGCCAGACTCCCTCTGCACTTTTGCCTACAAGA GGGACTGCAAAAATGAAGCAGGAGAAGCAGATATGTGTGTTGCTGGTGGAATAAAAAACTACACACGCCAACTCGAGGCCTACTCGGACTCGTCTCTTCGATCGCAAT ATAATTTGACTCAAGCGCTCCTCTTCCTTTCACATTTCGTAGGAGACGTGCACCAG CCACTGCATGTTGGTTTTACCACAGACAAGGGAGGCAACACCATCGACGTTAAGTGGTTCACAAGGAAAACCGTTCTCCATCAC GTGTGGGATGACAGCCTGATCGAGACGGCTGTAGAGAGATTCTACGGCTCAGATGTAGAAAGCCTGTTAGATGAAATTCAAAGTAATATTACG GGGGCCTGGGCTGGCAGAATTGATGGATGGGAAAAATGCAGCCGTGGCGTCACTGCTTGTCCTGATGG GTATGCGTCTGAAAGTATTACTGCGGCCTGTAATTTTGCTTACAAGGATGTCGACGAAG ATGACTACTTTTTGTCTCGTCTACCCACTGTCTACTTGCGTCTGGCCGAAGCTGGAGTGCGATTGGCTGCAACTCTCAATCGTGCTCTAGGATAA
- the LOC116264523 gene encoding endonuclease 2-like isoform X1, with translation MAENRESFLLLCSILFIIAPLAHGWGKDGHFIICRIAQARLSEKTAAAVNDLLPDYAQNDLASLCLWADHVKFRFPWSSPLHYIDTPDSLCTFAYKRDCKNEAGEADMCVAGGIKNYTRQLEAYSDSSLRSQYNLTQALLFLSHFVGDVHQPLHVGFTTDKGGNTIDVKWFTRKTVLHHVWDDSLIETAVERFYGSDVESLLDEIQSNITGAWAGRIDGWEKCSRGVTACPDGYASESITAACNFAYKDVDEGSVLEDDYFLSRLPTVYLRLAEAGVRLAATLNRALG, from the exons ATGGCCGAGAACAGAGAATCCTTTCTCCTCCTCTGTTCCATCCTTTTCATTATTGCTCCACTGGCTCATGGATGGGGAAAAGATGGGCATTTCATCATTTGCAGAATAGCTCAA GCGAGGCTGAGTGAGAAAACAGCTGCAGCAGTGAACGATCTGTTGCCGGACTATGCGCAGAATGACTTGGCGAGCTTGTGCTTGTGGGCCGACCATGTGAAGTTCAGGTTTCCTTGGTCGTCTCCCCTTCACTACATCGACACGCCAGACTCCCTCTGCACTTTTGCCTACAAGA GGGACTGCAAAAATGAAGCAGGAGAAGCAGATATGTGTGTTGCTGGTGGAATAAAAAACTACACACGCCAACTCGAGGCCTACTCGGACTCGTCTCTTCGATCGCAAT ATAATTTGACTCAAGCGCTCCTCTTCCTTTCACATTTCGTAGGAGACGTGCACCAG CCACTGCATGTTGGTTTTACCACAGACAAGGGAGGCAACACCATCGACGTTAAGTGGTTCACAAGGAAAACCGTTCTCCATCAC GTGTGGGATGACAGCCTGATCGAGACGGCTGTAGAGAGATTCTACGGCTCAGATGTAGAAAGCCTGTTAGATGAAATTCAAAGTAATATTACG GGGGCCTGGGCTGGCAGAATTGATGGATGGGAAAAATGCAGCCGTGGCGTCACTGCTTGTCCTGATGG GTATGCGTCTGAAAGTATTACTGCGGCCTGTAATTTTGCTTACAAGGATGTCGACGAAGGTTCAGTCTTGGAAG ATGACTACTTTTTGTCTCGTCTACCCACTGTCTACTTGCGTCTGGCCGAAGCTGGAGTGCGATTGGCTGCAACTCTCAATCGTGCTCTAGGATAA